The following proteins are co-located in the Halarcobacter sp. genome:
- the ybaK gene encoding Cys-tRNA(Pro) deacylase yields the protein MTPAINLLKKNKIKFDIHKYDHDPANTDFGKEAVEKLNLDSNRVFKTLLTQLTPKELVVCVIPVSKMLSLKDVASTFSVKKAQMANKDEAQKVTGYLLGGISPLGQKKRLKTVIEKSAFDFETIYISGGKRGLDIELNPNDLKKLLSAKSEKISI from the coding sequence ATGACACCAGCAATAAATTTACTTAAGAAAAATAAAATAAAGTTTGATATACACAAATATGACCATGACCCAGCAAATACTGATTTTGGGAAAGAGGCGGTGGAAAAATTAAACTTAGATTCAAATAGAGTTTTTAAAACACTTTTAACCCAATTAACACCAAAAGAATTAGTAGTTTGTGTTATACCTGTATCAAAGATGTTAAGTCTTAAAGATGTTGCTTCTACATTTAGTGTAAAAAAAGCACAAATGGCAAATAAAGATGAGGCCCAAAAAGTAACAGGTTATTTATTAGGAGGAATCTCTCCTTTAGGTCAAAAAAAGAGGCTTAAAACAGTAATTGAAAAAAGTGCATTTGACTTTGAAACTATTTATATCAGCGGTGGTAAAAGGGGCTTAGATATTGAGTTAAATCCAAATGACTTAAAAAAGTTATTAAGTGCAAAATCAGAAAAAATAAGTATTTGA
- a CDS encoding type II secretion system F family protein, whose amino-acid sequence MLFKYIGIETNSGKKIKSKIEADSLDKAKIKLKAKGILYTSIKEDSLDFGKISFKRKRKLDLSTLSYLSRDLSIYLQSGVTLIASINLLKQRYKDNKTLFSFFDTIKNYLDEGKTFYDALDSQNLIKLPDFYKQSIKVSESGGLLETVLLELSVFLKEQDRIRKQVSSALAYPLFILIVSFFMVGFMLSFIVPKITSIFTQFDQELPQSTKIVIALGDFFSQNYHYVIASFLVFIFLFVFLLKKSTKFKYAFDKFLLKLPFFSKLIEYSELARFSYMNSILIKSGVPIVQAINLSANILKNTVIKKIFLDASKSVVEGKRLSTLLAQSSGYKIDESFIHSVAIGEDTSRLSEILNSLASLYNESNKDKTDIFLSLLEPIFMLFVGTTIGFIVIAMLLPIFSMNLG is encoded by the coding sequence ATGCTTTTTAAATATATAGGAATAGAGACAAATAGTGGGAAAAAAATAAAATCTAAGATCGAAGCAGACTCTTTAGACAAAGCAAAAATAAAATTAAAAGCAAAAGGTATTTTGTATACATCTATAAAAGAAGATAGTTTAGATTTTGGTAAAATCTCCTTTAAACGTAAGAGAAAATTAGATTTATCTACTTTATCCTATTTAAGTAGAGATTTGAGTATTTATCTTCAATCTGGTGTTACTCTAATTGCTTCAATTAATCTTTTAAAACAACGATATAAAGATAATAAAACACTTTTTTCTTTTTTTGATACTATTAAAAATTATCTTGATGAAGGAAAAACTTTTTATGATGCTTTAGATTCTCAGAATTTAATCAAATTACCAGATTTTTATAAACAATCAATTAAAGTTAGTGAGAGTGGTGGTTTATTAGAGACTGTATTATTGGAATTGTCAGTATTTTTAAAGGAACAAGATAGGATTAGAAAACAAGTAAGTTCTGCTTTAGCATATCCTCTTTTTATTCTTATTGTATCTTTTTTTATGGTTGGCTTTATGTTGAGTTTTATTGTTCCTAAAATTACATCAATTTTTACTCAGTTTGACCAAGAATTACCACAAAGTACAAAAATTGTAATAGCACTAGGAGATTTTTTTTCTCAAAATTATCATTATGTTATAGCTTCTTTTTTAGTATTTATTTTTCTATTTGTTTTTTTGTTAAAAAAGAGTACCAAGTTTAAATATGCCTTTGATAAATTTTTATTAAAACTTCCATTTTTCTCAAAACTTATAGAGTATAGTGAACTAGCAAGATTTTCTTACATGAATTCTATATTAATAAAATCGGGTGTTCCTATAGTTCAAGCAATTAACTTAAGTGCAAATATTTTAAAAAATACTGTAATAAAAAAGATTTTTCTTGATGCTTCAAAAAGTGTAGTTGAAGGAAAAAGACTCTCAACTTTACTTGCTCAAAGTAGTGGATATAAAATAGATGAATCTTTTATTCACTCCGTAGCAATTGGTGAAGATACAAGTAGATTAAGTGAAATATTAAATAGTTTGGCTTCTTTATACAATGAGTCAAATAAAGATAAGACTGATATATTTTTATCTTTGTTAGAACCAATTTTTATGTTGTTTGTTGGTACTACAATAGGGTTTATAGTTATAGCAATGTTACTTCCAATATTTTCAATGAATCTAGGTTAA
- a CDS encoding NAD-glutamate dehydrogenase domain-containing protein has translation MATTSDMNAICSQLLAPEDLKISNELFNEVIQNNIVTHITDSQDSKSIKIYSTYQLFLSSITPILHDIGFMIVDEVTYNIRNGSKLIYVSRFNLRIFEDSELRRIEASKNNLEQIITKCLKDPSVKHSKVFSLVYNQNFDFRKLMLLRAIIEYLDQAVLTINSATILNTLTNHHIITDLFVNYFITRFDPKIKKRDEKIKNIEEKIEEKIKQIPQIMDDRILKLTFSLLQCILRTNYFLEKETISLKIDTKSFGENLKGLQPNLENFIYHPDFYGVHLRMSNISRGGLRWSDRHDDYRQEVKSLMITQEGKNSIIIPDGSKGGFVINKDTSDVTKEYFTNIYSMYINANLDLVDNMIDGKVVQDENIVAYDGEDPYFVVAADKGTAAMSDIANEIAISRNYWLGDAFASGGSNGYGHKDLGITARGALMSTKRFLVEMGIDMYKDSISVVGIGSMSGDVFGNGMIESDKFKLYGAIGHKEIFIDPNPDLEESFKERKRLFESKSGGWGHYDKSKISKGGGIFLRSDKEIELSDEMKKLFNTKRKVVSGEELCVFLLKMDVDLFFNGGVGTYVKASDENSIDIGDKQNEAVRIDATDLRAKIVCEGGNLGFTQRARIEYALGGGRINIDGIDNAGGVDTSDHEVNLKILLNTVSTHEDLCSEERQNTLKSMTEQVVKLVLDSNYNQSLAISLDEKFSRKHLNNFLSAIEVLENHVEAFNRASFFIPKNENIHEVIDINDSIVRPVLCSLLSYSKIFIKKILLDSTLIDEQFALPYLYRYFPKSFISAYEHDILNHPLKREIIATKIADAIVNSQGCTFISDYEKLGNERFLLKIQSYLVAKRLFGAKEIREKIYSQDYIMDVEKQYALINKLEYILSASTRWMVKYLKKNQLDSAHILDHKKELFSLLEQVHKQKIEVLIEDDDTFNLFFSVINYLRFAIPAIVIKSTTNHQFKDVVVIFYSLIHEFNILDIIVALNKIKIANKNDLVLRNQVLQFIEFIVVHYTKKILNFQRINEEADVAFSSFINNEKDTFYKVRDTLDSFMTKDNKDIKEIAVTVNQMMVSLL, from the coding sequence ATGGCTACTACGTCAGATATGAATGCAATTTGTTCACAACTTTTAGCTCCTGAAGATCTAAAAATATCCAATGAGTTATTTAATGAAGTTATTCAGAACAACATAGTTACTCACATCACTGATAGTCAAGATTCAAAAAGTATAAAAATATACTCTACATATCAGCTTTTTTTATCTTCTATAACACCAATCTTACATGATATAGGATTTATGATTGTAGATGAAGTAACTTATAATATTAGAAATGGTTCAAAACTTATTTACGTTTCAAGATTTAATTTAAGAATTTTTGAAGACAGTGAGTTACGAAGAATAGAAGCTTCCAAAAATAATTTAGAACAAATAATCACTAAATGTTTAAAAGATCCTTCTGTAAAACATTCAAAAGTATTTTCATTAGTATATAATCAAAATTTTGATTTTAGAAAACTTATGCTTTTGAGAGCGATTATAGAATATTTAGATCAAGCAGTTTTAACAATAAATAGTGCAACGATATTAAACACTTTAACAAATCATCATATTATTACTGATTTATTCGTAAACTATTTTATTACTAGATTTGATCCTAAAATTAAAAAAAGAGATGAAAAAATAAAAAACATTGAAGAAAAAATTGAAGAAAAAATTAAACAAATTCCTCAGATTATGGATGATAGAATTTTAAAATTAACTTTTTCATTATTACAATGTATATTAAGAACAAACTATTTTTTAGAAAAAGAAACAATATCCTTAAAAATTGATACAAAGAGTTTCGGAGAAAACCTTAAAGGACTTCAACCAAATCTTGAAAACTTTATCTATCATCCCGATTTTTATGGTGTTCACTTAAGAATGAGTAATATTAGTAGAGGTGGATTAAGATGGAGTGATAGACATGATGATTATCGTCAAGAGGTTAAATCATTAATGATAACTCAAGAGGGTAAAAACTCAATTATTATTCCAGATGGTTCAAAAGGTGGGTTTGTAATAAACAAAGATACATCAGATGTTACAAAAGAGTATTTTACAAATATTTATTCTATGTATATCAATGCTAATTTAGACTTAGTTGACAATATGATTGATGGAAAAGTTGTACAAGATGAAAATATTGTGGCTTATGATGGAGAAGACCCATATTTTGTTGTTGCTGCTGATAAAGGAACTGCAGCTATGAGTGATATTGCAAATGAGATTGCAATAAGTAGAAACTATTGGCTAGGAGATGCTTTTGCAAGTGGGGGAAGTAATGGATATGGACATAAAGATTTAGGTATTACTGCCAGAGGGGCTTTAATGTCCACTAAAAGGTTCCTTGTTGAAATGGGAATTGATATGTACAAAGATAGTATCTCTGTAGTTGGTATTGGTTCAATGAGTGGGGATGTTTTTGGTAATGGAATGATTGAATCTGATAAATTCAAACTTTATGGTGCAATTGGTCATAAAGAGATATTTATAGACCCTAATCCTGATTTAGAAGAAAGCTTTAAAGAAAGAAAGAGACTTTTTGAATCAAAATCAGGTGGTTGGGGACATTATGATAAATCAAAAATTTCAAAAGGTGGTGGAATCTTTTTAAGAAGTGATAAAGAGATTGAATTATCTGATGAAATGAAAAAACTTTTTAATACAAAGAGAAAAGTTGTAAGTGGTGAAGAACTTTGTGTATTTTTATTAAAAATGGATGTTGATTTATTTTTCAATGGTGGAGTTGGTACATATGTGAAAGCTAGTGATGAAAACTCTATTGATATTGGTGATAAACAAAATGAAGCAGTTAGAATTGATGCCACAGATTTAAGAGCAAAAATTGTTTGTGAAGGTGGTAATTTAGGTTTTACACAAAGAGCTAGAATTGAATATGCTTTAGGTGGTGGAAGAATAAATATAGATGGTATTGATAATGCAGGTGGTGTTGATACTTCTGACCACGAAGTAAATTTAAAAATTCTTTTAAATACAGTTAGTACACATGAAGATTTATGTTCAGAAGAGAGACAAAATACTTTAAAATCGATGACTGAGCAAGTAGTAAAACTAGTATTAGATAGTAATTATAATCAATCTTTGGCAATATCGTTAGATGAAAAATTTTCAAGAAAACATTTAAACAATTTTTTAAGTGCAATAGAAGTATTAGAAAATCATGTTGAAGCTTTTAATAGAGCCTCTTTCTTTATTCCTAAGAATGAGAATATTCATGAGGTTATAGATATTAATGATTCTATTGTTAGACCTGTTTTATGCTCATTGTTATCTTATTCAAAAATTTTCATCAAGAAAATTTTATTAGATTCAACACTTATTGATGAACAATTTGCTTTACCATATTTATATAGATATTTCCCAAAATCATTTATAAGTGCTTATGAACATGATATTTTAAATCATCCTCTAAAAAGAGAGATTATTGCAACAAAAATTGCTGATGCTATAGTAAACTCTCAAGGTTGTACTTTTATTAGTGATTATGAAAAACTTGGAAATGAAAGATTTTTATTAAAAATTCAATCTTACTTAGTTGCAAAAAGATTATTTGGTGCTAAAGAGATTAGAGAGAAAATTTATTCTCAAGATTATATTATGGATGTTGAAAAACAATATGCCTTGATAAATAAACTAGAATACATATTATCAGCAAGTACTAGATGGATGGTTAAATATTTAAAGAAAAATCAGTTAGATTCTGCGCATATTTTAGATCATAAAAAAGAGTTATTCTCTTTACTTGAACAAGTTCATAAACAAAAAATTGAAGTATTAATTGAAGATGATGATACATTTAACTTATTCTTCTCTGTGATTAATTATTTAAGATTTGCTATTCCGGCAATAGTTATTAAAAGTACTACAAATCATCAATTTAAAGATGTAGTTGTAATCTTTTATTCATTAATCCATGAGTTTAATATTTTGGATATTATAGTAGCATTAAATAAAATTAAAATTGCAAATAAAAATGATTTAGTACTTAGAAATCAAGTATTACAGTTTATTGAGTTTATTGTTGTTCATTACACTAAAAAGATATTAAATTTCCAAAGAATAAATGAAGAAGCAGATGTAGCTTTCTCAAGCTTTATTAACAATGAAAAAGATACTTTTTATAAAGTTAGAGATACTCTTGATAGTTTTATGACAAAAGATAATAAAGATATTAAAGAGATTGCCGTAACAGTTAATCAAATGATGGTTTCTTTATTATAA
- a CDS encoding prepilin-type N-terminal cleavage/methylation domain-containing protein, with amino-acid sequence MHNIRVKKGFTLIELIIVILLISIVSLILIPNFNFNQEKKYKLELKNVKEFMLNNFQFENKLELECIEKDGLNCYIFVDGIMKEDIIIKNLFNQVPKVYNFDKELSDYKFGKIKVDNYEYEPFFELKINRDKKHKNIVLDTYEDKVYLFSSISKKIKLFKNTNEVLDMMYDNSIEVRDAF; translated from the coding sequence ATGCATAATATTAGAGTAAAAAAAGGATTTACTCTAATAGAGTTAATTATAGTAATATTATTAATCTCTATAGTTTCTTTAATTCTTATTCCAAATTTTAATTTTAATCAAGAAAAAAAATATAAACTTGAACTAAAAAATGTAAAAGAATTCATGCTTAATAACTTTCAATTTGAGAATAAATTAGAGTTAGAATGTATAGAAAAAGATGGATTAAATTGTTATATATTTGTTGATGGTATTATGAAAGAAGATATAATTATAAAGAATCTATTTAATCAAGTACCAAAAGTTTATAACTTTGATAAAGAATTAAGTGATTATAAATTTGGGAAAATAAAAGTTGATAATTATGAATATGAACCTTTTTTTGAATTAAAAATAAATAGAGATAAGAAACATAAAAATATTGTTTTAGATACTTATGAGGATAAAGTTTATTTATTTTCTTCTATTTCAAAAAAAATAAAACTATTTAAAAATACAAATGAAGTTTTAGATATGATGTATGATAATTCAATAGAGGTTAGAGATGCTTTTTAA
- a CDS encoding DNA alkylation repair protein yields the protein MAEQLKNVYTEEYIKNLSIKIKENYNNFDSDSFINSIFNLTWETLELKMRMRHIAITLNEYLPLAYKKQLEILKPVTKDFSGFEAMFFQDFVEVYGLDDFENSMDALEVFTIDSSSEFAIRQFILKYEDKTMKQMKLWAKSLNEHIRRLASEGCRPRLPWAVALPRFKANPSKVFEIIELLKNDPSKYVQKSVANNLNDISKDNEDIVIEFLYKNLGKTKNLDWICKHAARTLLKNGNKRVLELFGYKKSSHIEILDFVLDKDVKLSEDLNFSFRLSSLEALGNVRVEYMIYYKKSNNTHNKKIFMISQGEMKIKEKAFTKKQSFKDMTTRKHYKGLHYISIVLNGEEKIKKEFNLI from the coding sequence ATGGCAGAACAACTAAAAAATGTATATACAGAAGAGTATATAAAAAACTTAAGTATAAAGATAAAAGAAAATTACAATAACTTTGATAGCGATAGTTTTATAAACTCTATATTTAATCTTACTTGGGAAACTTTAGAATTAAAAATGCGAATGCGACATATTGCAATTACACTTAATGAGTATTTACCCTTAGCTTATAAAAAGCAACTTGAAATACTAAAACCTGTAACAAAAGATTTTAGTGGTTTTGAAGCAATGTTTTTTCAAGACTTTGTAGAAGTTTACGGTTTAGATGATTTTGAGAACTCTATGGATGCACTAGAAGTATTTACTATTGATTCTAGTTCTGAGTTTGCAATAAGACAGTTTATATTGAAGTATGAAGATAAAACTATGAAGCAAATGAAACTTTGGGCTAAAAGTTTAAATGAACATATTAGAAGACTTGCAAGTGAAGGTTGTCGTCCTAGACTTCCTTGGGCTGTGGCACTTCCTAGATTTAAAGCAAATCCATCAAAAGTTTTTGAGATAATTGAACTTCTTAAAAATGACCCTTCTAAATATGTACAAAAATCAGTAGCAAATAATCTTAATGACATATCAAAAGATAATGAAGATATAGTTATAGAGTTTTTGTATAAAAACTTAGGTAAGACTAAAAATCTTGATTGGATATGTAAACATGCTGCTAGAACACTTCTTAAAAATGGAAATAAAAGAGTTTTAGAATTATTTGGATATAAAAAATCTTCACATATTGAAATCTTAGATTTTGTATTAGATAAAGATGTAAAGCTCTCAGAAGATTTAAACTTTTCTTTTAGACTAAGTAGTTTGGAAGCCCTTGGAAATGTTAGAGTAGAATATATGATTTATTATAAAAAATCAAATAACACTCACAATAAAAAAATTTTTATGATAAGTCAAGGTGAAATGAAAATAAAAGAAAAAGCTTTTACAAAAAAACAGAGTTTTAAAGATATGACAACAAGAAAACATTATAAAGGTTTACACTATATCTCTATTGTTTTAAATGGGGAAGAAAAGATAAAAAAGGAATTTAATTTAATATGA
- a CDS encoding GGDEF domain-containing protein — protein MKKNFSLCSLAVLFSIILALYVSISFYIDYSDFNHEKYKESTFLIKIVVLGVLFFVAAFIFILFKVYKKSYIEKELKQRTEDIINENETLKIYSHIEPLTQCLNQKYFMERFNEEFKRAIREKQYISMFIVNIDEFKAFNDIYGRDEGNECLKLIANILVNHCNRPTDLVSRFSGDEFYVLLPNTKDAKAVSKKCVKSVKSLNIPHDNSIASNVLTISIGTSYILPVHPEQIDDLIKSAQNSLKKAKISGRDRVN, from the coding sequence ATGAAAAAAAACTTTTCCCTGTGTAGTTTAGCAGTTCTCTTTTCTATAATTTTAGCATTATATGTAAGTATCTCATTTTATATTGATTATAGTGATTTTAATCATGAAAAATATAAGGAAAGTACATTTTTAATAAAAATAGTAGTTTTAGGAGTACTATTTTTTGTTGCTGCTTTTATTTTTATTTTATTTAAAGTTTACAAAAAAAGTTATATAGAAAAAGAATTAAAACAAAGAACAGAAGATATTATAAACGAAAATGAAACCTTAAAAATATATTCTCATATTGAGCCTTTAACCCAATGTTTAAATCAAAAATATTTTATGGAAAGATTTAATGAAGAGTTTAAAAGGGCAATTAGAGAAAAACAATATATATCAATGTTTATTGTAAACATTGATGAGTTTAAAGCTTTTAATGATATTTATGGAAGAGATGAAGGGAACGAGTGTTTAAAGCTTATTGCAAATATTCTAGTTAATCATTGTAATAGACCTACTGATTTAGTTTCAAGGTTTAGTGGTGATGAGTTTTATGTATTATTGCCAAATACAAAAGATGCAAAAGCAGTTTCAAAAAAGTGTGTTAAATCAGTAAAATCTTTAAATATTCCACATGATAATTCAATTGCTTCAAATGTCTTAACAATAAGTATAGGAACATCTTATATTTTACCTGTTCATCCTGAACAAATAGATGATTTAATAAAAAGTGCACAAAACTCTTTAAAGAAAGCAAAAATAAGTGGTAGAGACAGAGTAAATTGA
- a CDS encoding SagB family peptide dehydrogenase has translation MNTFDSFFEYHMKTKHSYFSVRSFPNRLDWNNQPKAFKNYPEKYTRIKLDLENENHSFIFYVAGITAKKTYPGVEYYLRVNPSAGALYPNEIYFQSRGNSGIDDGIYHFDILSSSITLLENIDDIGLEPYFGLEEKANGFIFLISSIYYRSSWKYKNRAFRYCLLDAGHILGSIEASSYLHNKNYDIIYDFDKSSLNQLFNFDNKEFFTSAVFLTYNTSKKVKKVETLDLPTVDGSNYFEKNDLIEKAYEDSIKAKDCKKEISLPNFSFNKSYFKEVILNRRSIREFAKQSISKVEFESILNILNQPISSNCDETIDIYCVINRVKDMKLGILKNTEYIKEGDFMNKAGYLCLEQDLGKSSAVTFFLTSNSKNYQAMYQKAGILGHRLYLASNYLGIGCSGIGAYYDDEVCEFIGNNTQVLYALAIGN, from the coding sequence TTGAATACTTTTGATTCTTTCTTTGAATATCATATGAAAACAAAACATTCCTATTTTTCTGTTAGAAGCTTTCCTAATAGATTAGATTGGAATAACCAGCCAAAGGCATTTAAAAATTATCCTGAAAAATATACTAGAATAAAATTAGACTTGGAAAATGAAAATCACAGTTTCATATTTTATGTAGCTGGAATTACAGCAAAAAAAACTTACCCTGGTGTTGAATACTATTTAAGAGTTAATCCTAGTGCAGGGGCACTTTACCCAAATGAGATATATTTTCAAAGTAGAGGTAATAGTGGGATTGACGATGGTATTTATCATTTTGATATTTTAAGTTCGAGTATAACACTTTTAGAAAATATTGATGATATTGGACTTGAACCATACTTTGGTTTAGAAGAAAAGGCAAATGGATTTATCTTTTTAATCTCTTCAATTTATTATAGAAGTTCTTGGAAGTATAAAAATAGAGCTTTTAGATATTGTTTACTTGATGCTGGACATATCTTAGGTTCAATTGAAGCCTCTTCATACTTACACAATAAAAACTATGACATAATTTATGATTTTGATAAATCTTCACTAAATCAACTATTTAATTTTGATAATAAAGAATTCTTTACAAGTGCTGTTTTTCTTACATACAATACTTCAAAAAAAGTAAAAAAAGTAGAAACTTTGGATTTGCCAACAGTAGATGGAAGTAACTATTTTGAAAAAAATGACTTAATAGAAAAAGCTTATGAAGATTCTATAAAAGCAAAAGATTGTAAAAAAGAGATATCTTTACCTAATTTTAGTTTTAATAAAAGTTATTTTAAAGAGGTAATTTTAAATAGAAGATCAATTAGAGAGTTTGCAAAACAAAGTATAAGTAAAGTAGAATTTGAATCAATCCTTAATATCTTAAATCAGCCAATATCAAGTAATTGTGATGAAACAATTGATATTTACTGTGTTATAAATAGAGTAAAAGATATGAAATTAGGTATTTTGAAAAATACAGAATATATAAAAGAGGGTGATTTTATGAACAAAGCAGGATATCTTTGTTTAGAACAAGATTTAGGAAAATCCTCAGCCGTTACATTTTTTTTAACTTCAAATTCTAAAAATTATCAAGCAATGTACCAAAAAGCTGGAATATTAGGACATCGACTATATCTAGCTTCAAACTATCTTGGTATAGGCTGTAGTGGAATTGGAGCATATTATGATGATGAAGTTTGTGAATTTATTGGAAATAATACGCAAGTTTTATACGCACTTGCAATAGGAAATTGA
- a CDS encoding pentapeptide repeat-containing protein yields the protein MIKYLIILILSILFIGCNNSSAINNSMEIEYKNIVSEYSLSTKAVSSVNENHIVMLELETGLETTQLENDLDERGSDCYNFVPITNLDEITIIIDDNMPIEYISIQDETTNSLDYFYKGKADKYSFIKKDSYQVCVHHNGIDESQTVFLQFGSSLDDSCNPTTADNVIDSLNTGSCKGCTLTNDVIKELKTKKLRNIDLTCATLKGVNFSNYHLENTIFDKVKFFSIKDTSDFPDVKYTNTTFDSSYLDNASFKNVEFIDINKASPLDINALFRNAVLNGVDFSSSIFTFTKDECIDGSVSFENNTFKNAQMQNLCFKPVDSKAISLQGVNFEGANLQNADLSEIDFGTASFIQANLTGVDFYNSNLTNTNFSNTTFISTDLSNADFTNANMQNTSFDSVTLLNTNFTNADFTNTTTEQLSKIAKKDLVDLTNAKQSVIAWGYSGKPSGEWTDCTNWNEGTNTTLYSFDAGYWDDNYLCTKELGTWYFYDNGDHNKTPKVRLLENSDTSWDDNYLIYTNIYNINIYFSSDGYIPKKFCVNTAEPSDSSNTWGDNFICFDFN from the coding sequence ATGATTAAATATTTAATAATTTTAATATTAAGTATTCTTTTTATTGGATGCAATAATAGCTCAGCAATAAATAATAGTATGGAAATAGAATACAAAAATATTGTTTCAGAGTATAGTTTATCAACTAAAGCTGTATCTAGTGTAAATGAAAATCATATAGTGATGCTTGAGTTAGAAACTGGTTTAGAAACAACACAATTAGAAAATGACTTAGATGAAAGAGGAAGTGATTGTTATAATTTTGTTCCTATAACAAACTTAGATGAAATTACAATTATTATAGATGATAATATGCCTATTGAATATATATCAATACAAGATGAAACAACTAATAGTTTAGATTACTTTTATAAGGGAAAAGCAGATAAATATTCATTTATAAAAAAAGATTCATATCAAGTTTGTGTACACCATAACGGTATTGATGAAAGTCAAACTGTGTTTTTACAATTTGGTTCATCTTTAGATGATTCTTGTAATCCTACAACTGCAGATAATGTAATTGATTCACTAAATACTGGTAGTTGTAAAGGGTGTACATTAACAAATGATGTTATAAAAGAGTTGAAAACTAAAAAATTAAGAAATATAGATTTAACTTGTGCAACATTAAAAGGTGTAAATTTTAGTAACTATCATCTTGAAAATACTATATTTGATAAGGTTAAATTTTTTTCTATAAAAGACACGAGTGATTTCCCTGATGTTAAATATACTAATACAACTTTTGATTCATCATATTTAGATAATGCAAGTTTTAAAAATGTTGAATTTATAGATATAAATAAAGCTTCCCCTTTAGATATTAATGCATTATTTAGAAATGCTGTTTTAAATGGGGTAGATTTTAGTTCTTCAATATTTACTTTTACAAAAGATGAATGTATTGATGGTTCAGTTAGTTTTGAAAATAACACTTTTAAAAATGCCCAAATGCAAAATTTATGTTTCAAACCTGTTGATAGTAAAGCTATTTCTTTACAAGGAGTTAACTTTGAAGGGGCAAATTTACAAAATGCAGATTTAAGTGAGATAGATTTTGGTACAGCTAGTTTTATTCAGGCAAATTTAACTGGAGTAGATTTTTATAATAGCAATTTAACAAATACGAATTTTAGTAATACGACTTTTATTTCTACTGATTTATCAAATGCAGATTTTACAAATGCAAATATGCAAAATACATCTTTTGATAGTGTGACATTATTAAATACAAATTTTACTAATGCGGATTTTACAAATACAACAACAGAACAGTTATCAAAGATTGCTAAAAAAGATCTTGTGGACTTAACAAATGCAAAACAATCTGTTATTGCATGGGGATATTCTGGTAAGCCATCAGGCGAGTGGACAGATTGTACTAATTGGAATGAGGGTACAAATACAACTTTGTATTCTTTTGATGCAGGGTACTGGGATGATAATTATTTATGTACTAAAGAACTTGGCACATGGTATTTTTATGATAATGGAGACCATAATAAAACTCCAAAAGTTAGGCTTCTTGAAAACTCTGATACCTCTTGGGATGACAATTATTTAATATATACAAATATTTATAATATTAATATTTATTTTAGTAGTGATGGATATATACCAAAAAAATTTTGCGTTAATACAGCTGAGCCAAGTGATAGCTCTAATACATGGGGAGATAATTTTATATGTTTTGATTTTAATTAA
- the gspG gene encoding type II secretion system major pseudopilin GspG gives MKKAFSLMELMVVIIILGLLAAFVLPNLTGKSEEAKVKIVCVQMQSIAKTLKMYKLDNSTFPTTEEGLNLLIEKKYFDDGKTPKDSWGNEFIYISEDNSFDLVSKGADKKEDTADDIYYSKCSE, from the coding sequence TTGAAAAAAGCATTTTCATTAATGGAATTAATGGTTGTAATTATTATTTTAGGTTTATTAGCAGCTTTTGTGTTGCCTAATCTTACAGGAAAAAGTGAAGAAGCAAAAGTGAAAATTGTATGTGTACAGATGCAAAGTATAGCAAAAACATTAAAAATGTATAAGTTAGATAACTCTACTTTCCCAACTACAGAAGAGGGACTAAACTTATTAATTGAGAAAAAATATTTTGATGATGGAAAAACTCCAAAAGATTCTTGGGGTAATGAGTTTATATATATTTCAGAAGATAATAGTTTTGATTTAGTTTCAAAAGGTGCAGATAAAAAAGAAGATACTGCTGATGACATATATTATTCTAAATGTAGTGAATAA